From the Trifolium pratense cultivar HEN17-A07 linkage group LG4, ARS_RC_1.1, whole genome shotgun sequence genome, the window aatttgggggtgcgcgagaaattggggggtgcacgagaaatttggggggtgcgcgagtaatttgggggtgcgcgagtaatttggggggtacgtgagaaatttggggggtgtgagattaggtgtgagtgtgtgagttgagattggctaggattattacatgtggatgctcaatctaatggatgttattgacttatgtaccatgcataaggattacacttatgtataataacttctccctattttaattgcttcaaaaaaaaaacataaaaggcATATCAATGTAATGTAAGCATcatgttcaaaaaaaaaaatgtaatgtaaGCATGGCATCTAATTTAATCTATTATTTTtgctttatgatttttttttttataattttttttcttctttatgaTTTTAGTCCCCAGTTTTTAAATTCCAAAGATAATCTCTAATAGGTAAACCCTCAACATTTaagataaaaaatgtaaattaagataaaatatagcaattaataaaaaattcaaatatttaaagtaACTTATAATTAAGTTTCttacatttatataaaaataggaaaaaataatattttaagttaCTTAGTAAAAAAAAGGAGAATATTTTAAGTTACTTATAAATTAAGTTTCTgactttaatattttaagttactttttttttttttaaggaaatatTTTAAGTTACTTATAAATTAAGTTTCTCACTTTAATTTACTTatatagaatatattttttttgtcacagTGATgaaaaatttcactcttaagtaATAAGTGACTGTTCGGGTTCAAACTCTGCGTATATAATTTAAAGtaaacataacaaaaaaaacattttaaagtAAACATATAATTTTCTCTATAAATTCAACGGAATCAGGTTTTTTAATTTCACAGCATAAATCAACCAAAGCAAAACCTGGCTTCATGTTAAAATGAAGAGATGCGTGGATGTGTTCTTGGCAAATGAGAAGGTAATGGTAAGAAATCAATTACATATAGCTAATGATcttttcttctctattctttcaaaactACCTATTAAATCTTTGAAGCGATTCGGATGTGTACGCAAATCATGGTCCTCTTAATTCATGACTATGTACCACAATAATTTCCTAACCAAGGATCATTCTTATTATGATGATGCAACTATTTTAATACATCAAACATTTTGTCCTTCGGACGGTTATTATCATGATAAAACATTTGAGTTATATTGTGTTTCCGGTGAAAGGTTTGAGAATCGAGTCAAATTAGTCTAAGAAGTAACTCTTGGAGAAAACTTGATATCGATATGGATCATGACTATATGGGTGATGAACAATTGTACATAGATGACCTCTCTCACGGGTTGTGTACTAGTGAAATTGAAACACATAATGAAGCTCATTATTTGTGGTCGTTTGATTGGAGCAATGAGATTTTCCTTACAACATCCATACCCTCGGACATCATAGATGATAGATTTGAATATTTTTCGGTGTGGAGACTGTTAGTGCTATTAAATGGGTCTATTGCTTTGATCTTAAATTACAAAGATTCAGCTACTTTTCacatttcaaaattttaggTGAACTCGGTGTAAAAGAATCATGGACTAAATCTTCACTGTAGGGCCTTTACCTTGCCTCGAGAATCCTATTGGAGCAGGAAAGAAGGGTTATATGTTGTTCAGAAAAAAAGATGGCGAACTAGTTTGCTGCGATTTAAATACTCAAATGATTGAAGACCTTGGTGTTATATCTAGAAGATTTGGTTGTAAGATAGTAATTCACAAGGAAAACCTTCTTCCATTTGAAGGAgcaaatatttaatgtttcttcttattttcaCCTAAGATATATGACTATGGTTATTATGAAGAAAATTCTTGATTGTTTTGAATGTTTGTTCTTGTTTTATCTGCAAAATGATATGATTTCTCTCTTTATTGTAAGAATGTGAGTGATCACAACACTCAGAGGCTTTGGATTTTCGCTTATGTTGTCCCTAATCTTACTTAAGACGTTTCATGAATTGAACGGTAAAATTGTTGAGCTCAAGCGAGCAGTTCCTAAGGAGTTACCACCAGGACCTACTCGCCCCCATCTTAGTGGATACAACTATGGTCTGTCTGAGTAGGGTCAATAGTTTCTTCAAAGTTTCATATTGTCTCGCGTCGCATCTGTAGACACTCGTTTTCATCTTTCCTCTTTGCCATGTTATCATTCCATAGAATTATTTACTATGTTTTTTAGAAGCTGATTCTCCTCTTTGACTGATTCACTGTTATGTGACGAATTAGTTTGCGGAAGCTATAGATTGTCAAATTGGTAGCGGTGATGCTACCCTTTTTTGACGTGATAAGCATATGGAGAAAAGCTTCATATACAAATGTTTTTATACATTCTGAAATGCAACTATAAGTTCAATTAGCATtcaattgttttatgttatagGATGATCAAGCCGACGGTGCCATAGAGTTTGTGATGGAGCTTGAACACCTCTTGCAATCACTTGAAGCTAGAATGCTACAACTTTTACAACAAGAAGTAGCACAAAGCAATGAAGATACAATCAAGAAACAATGCACATGACTTATACAAGCAGGATCTCTTTCTTTAACTGCTATCAAATCATTTTTCATAGCATCCATAATTTCTTTATCAGATTCAAAAACACCAACAAAAAGATCAGAAAGTGTTGTACTAGGAAGACTTACACTGCTTAGTTTGACTGAAAGGTGATTGGCAAAAGCAGTTTCCAGTGATTTTTGTGACAAGATTGAAACATGATAGTAACTAGACAATATTGGTTCAACAGTGACATCAATTTTAGCTTCTTCTTGCATCCTCAACCAAACAAAATCTTCTACCAAATCTCTCTCAGATTCACAACAGTGACATCAATTTGGATTTGGATGGAAACCGGTGGCAATTGAATATGGATGTGGAATTGTGTTTGGAATAGGCATTggatattttgtgttttttattggAAAGCCTAGATGGCTTGTGATGATATTTGGTGGGGAGCCTAAGAGAAGAGTGAAAAGGATAACAAGAGTGAGGAGGACTAATGGTTCAACCATGAACCAGATGGTGCAAATGTCCTAGTTTTATTGTTGTGATTATTTTCTCCATTATGTGTGTTAGTTTTTACTTTCTGTTTAAAATAAGCTTGATATGAGTGTGACAATCTTGTCACTATTATTTCAACTACTTTGATTTTAAGTTTTAGATTTGTACTGTGAGTGTATTATGCTTTTTGTATCATTTCATGTAATGTTACATACCAGAATGGTTAGAGGAATACTTTGTTTAGCATAAGAAATTGTACAATTGGCTTTAGAGATAGTTATCAATTCAATGTTATGAACAACATTATTTCATTCAAATTTACTATATGACAGTAGGATTAACTTCAATTCAAAatacattttcattttcttcaataaGGTACTTCATACCTTTACAATTCCATGTTCAGTATTATTTAGGTTCATGCGCGTGTTCAAAATGTTGGGGTGATTGCCCCAGATGGCTTCACCATTTCCTCATTATTTTCAGGGTACACCTCCACCCTTTCACAGAGCTTGCTGATCAATGATGCATGGCCGATGTAGCTTGAGGTATTAGAACTGTTAGCTGTGCTCCAAAGGTCATCTGCTAGGAGACGGCCAACATTGACTTGTTCACCCTTAAGGATTGCAGTCACCAAGGATGCTTTCCGAATGGTCAAGTCTGACCTATGTGAACACGGGAGCAAGGTACGCAAAACAAATATTGCCCATGCTTTAGCATTGCGTGTGAGGTTAGAAGTGAGAAGTTTTGATGGTGTTTCATCTTTGTTCCTGACCCAATCGGCCTCATCCCTGCACAAAGTACTACGAATCTCCTGATGATCAATTTTAGAGCCTTTGGCCGTTCTTGTTTCAAAGGAACACTGCTCATAGTTCTCAAGCCCAAACAATTTGTTGATAATTTCATCATGAAATGGAACCTCCTTCCCTCTGACAAAACTAGTGAATTTCTTCAGATTATTCTTATTATTCTCATCTTTTTTAGCAGGATCCTGATATGCATTTGCATAGAACTCTTTAGCTAATGTCATACTAGCATCTTTTGCAAACGATGTCAATTCCACCCATCCTCTGGCCTTTATAAACCATTGAATATGTGATGATTTTCCCCCTTCAAACCGGAAGTTTGTTTCTTCCACAAACTTTTTGTTGGCCAGAAAATTAGAATAGCGCTCTTGATGGACCGATGATATGAAGTGTATTGCCATTTGTTGCTACAAAAACATTCAATTCAACCACAAATTGAAATCAGTCCCAATGCATCTGGAACACACCACAAGCGCACAAGGAAGCGCACCGGTGCAGAATGACCTGAAAACTTCTGTTTTGGAATTCGGAAATGTGCTTGGGTATAAGGTAGGATACTTGGATGTACGTGTTCTAGAAAAACACTACAAAATCTTTCTTTTAAGCTTCTCTTCAATGTTTGTGCACTCAAAAATCATAAGACACTAGAATAATAGATCATATAACTTCACATTGCAACAAACAACCATGATTTGAAATACATTTTACGGTGCTCAACTCCACCTAAATTTCTTCAATTCACGAAGAAATTATTCAAATTAACACCAATAAATATAGATGTAATCAAGATTCGTTATACCTGCGCGTCTGATGGAGGGACAACAGCACTGCCCATCACAATGACCTCCTCTACTACCGGCGCATGTCTAGCTACAGACTCTCTACAACAAGAGGTAATAGGATTTCCATGTCTAGAATGGGCAGCATCAACTGTAGCTCCTCTAGTTTGTGTCATCGCTAAAGAAACATGAGATTCAGAAGCAAAAAAGTAGGTTAACAATcacttaattaaatataatcaaatatTTATTAAGCAACATTCATAAAAATGCATATAAATTTCATACCTGATGATGCACCTTCGGCTTTCTTGCTCTTTTTGCTGGGAGGTTCGTTACCTT encodes:
- the LOC123919470 gene encoding uncharacterized protein LOC123919470; this encodes MEEEDMSIQDLVSVLRTAFMTEDFDRVEGVLVSRYKRLQTEILDLKEKLELEKQTRFQAEEDLRKREELCERHKDNYETLMKGVKEKTSCLTERDNIGVGELRKKNNALEMEVFELRKRSKDAQGASSSSSGMKKRSEALPVPMITDFEDRDEENIAEYEIGNGNEGNEPPSKKSKKAEGASSAMTQTRGATVDAAHSRHGNPITSCCRESVARHAPVVEEVIVMGSAVVPPSDAQQQMAIHFISSVHQERYSNFLANKKFVEETNFRFEGGKSSHIQWFIKARGWVELTSFAKDASMTLAKEFYANAYQDPAKKDENNKNNLKKFTSFVRGKEVPFHDEIINKLFGLENYEQCSFETRTAKGSKIDHQEIRSTLCRDEADWVRNKDETPSKLLTSNLTRNAKAWAIFVLRTLLPCSHRSDLTIRKASLVTAILKGEQVNVGRLLADDLWSTANSSNTSSYIGHASLISKLCERVEVYPENNEEMVKPSGAITPTF
- the LOC123920738 gene encoding serine acetyltransferase 3, mitochondrial-like, which translates into the protein MQEEAKIDVTVEPILSSYYHVSILSQKSLETAFANHLSVKLSSVSLPSTTLSDLFVGVFESDKEIMDAMKNDLIAVKERDPACISHVHCFLIVSSLLCATSCCKSCSILASSDCKRCSSSITNSMAPSA